One Mycolicibacterium fortuitum subsp. fortuitum genomic window carries:
- a CDS encoding GntR family transcriptional regulator: MSSQPEAHPVSLPSRRARADQARQVADVLRHQIYEGIYDRALPAEAELAAEFFVSRNTIREALAVLKNEGLIDRGTKVGTHVAARKYDHGLDALVGLKETFKDYGDVRNEVRAVQRLSAPPAVARKLGLEPGTQVVFIERLRYLADLPVSLDLTYLAPDIGEQVIGHALESNDIFALIERVSGRRLGGASLALEAVSTDPHTAAMLQVPAGSALLMSERLTSLDDGTPVDLEYIRMRGDRITMRGNLVRRDA; this comes from the coding sequence GTGTCGTCGCAGCCCGAAGCCCATCCCGTATCGCTGCCGAGTCGCCGCGCGCGTGCCGATCAGGCCCGCCAGGTGGCCGACGTGCTGCGCCACCAGATCTACGAGGGCATCTATGACCGGGCGCTGCCGGCGGAGGCGGAGTTGGCCGCCGAGTTCTTCGTCTCCCGCAACACCATCCGCGAAGCGCTGGCCGTCCTCAAGAACGAGGGCCTGATCGATCGTGGCACCAAGGTGGGCACCCACGTAGCGGCCAGAAAATACGACCACGGCCTGGACGCGCTGGTGGGCTTGAAGGAGACGTTCAAGGACTACGGCGACGTCCGCAACGAAGTCCGGGCCGTGCAGCGGCTGTCCGCCCCACCGGCGGTGGCCCGCAAACTGGGCCTCGAACCGGGCACGCAGGTGGTCTTCATCGAGCGCCTGCGCTATCTCGCCGATCTGCCGGTATCGCTGGACCTGACCTATCTGGCTCCCGATATCGGTGAGCAGGTGATCGGTCATGCGCTGGAGAGCAACGACATCTTCGCGCTCATCGAACGGGTCAGCGGACGCCGGCTGGGCGGGGCAAGTCTTGCCCTGGAGGCGGTTTCGACCGACCCGCACACCGCCGCGATGCTGCAGGTGCCGGCCGGTTCGGCCCTGTTGATGTCGGAACGGCTGACCAGCCTGGACGACGGCACGCCCGTCGACCTGGAGTACATCCGGATGCGTGGTGACCGAATCACCATGCGCGGCAACCTCGTTAGGAGAGACGCATGA
- a CDS encoding HNH endonuclease signature motif containing protein codes for MGVGLAHNREALEAALAGHVTVTATLADIDFTAFDTAELLALQSEREQHARTQAMIDHRIQSALMARATPHEIGGKSWTDVLATRMRISRKEASRRVAAAENLGPRYSLTGEVLAPALPACADALRSGSINTEHITIIRATVEKAENYVSTAELAQIESDLVAAATRDTPEALKAAADKLLYLLNQDGDSPDVAAHLRGLRIGKQDADGLVHVQGWLDPEAAAYLTTVTGVWGAPGINNPTDPEPLHNPSPNPLDAPDPPEAGASQAQQDQQAAADRDTRTQAQRNHDALKVALRELLMSKRLGRHGGLPVTVVVSTTLAELEAGAGIAVTGSGIRMPMKDLIRLASHSFHYLIVYDHYTAEPLYMARTKRLATKAQRLLLYNRDRGCTRPGCTAPADHCQVHHAKADWQHGGHTDAPDLALSCGPDNRLVGLGWTTSVDPDTGRIHWHPPPLMDTGQDTINHHFHPEELLVPPERSG; via the coding sequence ATGGGAGTCGGGCTGGCGCACAACCGGGAGGCGTTGGAGGCCGCGCTGGCGGGCCACGTGACCGTGACCGCGACGCTCGCCGACATTGATTTCACCGCGTTCGACACTGCGGAGTTATTGGCGCTGCAGTCCGAGCGTGAGCAGCATGCCCGCACGCAGGCGATGATCGATCACCGCATCCAGTCGGCACTGATGGCCCGTGCCACCCCGCACGAGATCGGCGGCAAATCCTGGACCGATGTTCTTGCCACCCGGATGCGCATCAGCCGCAAGGAAGCCTCCCGCCGCGTCGCCGCAGCCGAGAACCTAGGACCGCGATACAGCCTCACCGGCGAGGTACTGGCGCCGGCGCTGCCCGCATGCGCCGACGCGCTGAGGTCCGGATCGATCAACACCGAACACATCACGATCATCCGCGCCACGGTGGAGAAAGCCGAAAACTACGTCAGCACAGCCGAACTCGCACAGATCGAATCTGATCTGGTCGCCGCGGCGACCCGCGACACCCCCGAAGCACTCAAAGCCGCCGCCGACAAACTGCTGTATCTGCTCAACCAGGACGGCGACAGCCCCGACGTCGCGGCCCACCTGCGCGGGCTGCGGATCGGCAAACAAGACGCCGACGGGTTGGTGCATGTGCAGGGCTGGTTGGACCCCGAGGCCGCTGCCTACCTGACCACGGTCACCGGTGTGTGGGGCGCACCGGGCATTAACAACCCCACCGACCCTGAGCCACTGCACAACCCGTCACCCAACCCCCTCGATGCTCCCGACCCTCCTGAGGCCGGGGCCTCCCAAGCACAGCAAGACCAGCAGGCCGCCGCCGACCGTGACACCCGAACCCAGGCCCAACGCAACCACGACGCGCTCAAAGTGGCCCTGCGCGAACTACTCATGTCCAAACGGCTGGGCCGGCACGGCGGTCTCCCGGTCACGGTGGTGGTCTCCACTACCCTGGCCGAACTGGAGGCCGGCGCCGGCATCGCGGTCACCGGTTCGGGTATCCGAATGCCGATGAAAGACCTCATCAGGTTGGCATCACACAGCTTCCATTACCTGATCGTCTACGACCACTACACCGCCGAACCGCTCTACATGGCCCGCACCAAACGGTTGGCCACCAAAGCCCAACGACTGCTGCTCTACAACCGCGACCGAGGCTGCACCCGGCCCGGCTGCACCGCACCGGCCGACCACTGCCAGGTCCACCACGCCAAGGCCGATTGGCAACACGGCGGCCACACCGACGCCCCAGACCTCGCACTGAGCTGCGGGCCCGACAACCGCCTCGTCGGACTCGGCTGGACCACCAGCGTCGACCCTGACACCGGCCGCATCCACTGGCACCCACCGCCGCTGATGGACACCGGCCAGGACACCATCAACCACCACTTCCACCCCGAGGAACTTCTTGTTCCTCCGGAACGAAGCGGTTGA
- a CDS encoding fumarate reductase/succinate dehydrogenase flavoprotein subunit, with amino-acid sequence MTEIPDVDDAIRIDCDVLVIGGGTAGTMAALTAAENGAQVLLLEKAHVRHSGALAMGMDGVNNAVIPGKAEPEDYVAEITRANDGIVNQRTVYQTATRGFAMVQRLERYGVKFEKDEHGEYAVRRVHRSGSYVLPMPEGKDVKKALYRVLRQRSMREKIRIENRFMPVRVLTDRGRAVGAVAFNTRTGEFVTVAAKAVILSTGACGRLGLPASGYLYGTYENPTNAGDGYAMAYHAGAELSGIECFQVNPLIKDYNGPACAYVANPFGGYQVNALGERFVDSDYWSGQMMAEVKEEIESARGPIYLKVSHLPDETLTTLENILHTTERPTRGTFHANRGHDYRTHDIEMHISEIGLCSGHSASGVWVDEHARTTVPGLYAAGDLACVPHNYMIGAFVYGDLAGEHAASTLSEVAAPVDLPADQVAAAHELIYRPLRHPDGPPQPQVEFKLRRFVNDYVAPPKTATKLSIAVQTFERMVAEVEGIGARTPHELMRAAEVSFIRDCAEMAARSSLTRTESRWGLYHERADLPERDDQQWRYHLNLYKGADGEMRFVKRPVAPYFVAVPELDHLTSHDPVTTVEQPHLHGGRAPAAERSRVRPAGSAQPPSPRIAAVLALEEPSLADLNTYLVDSDPGVRRTAVATLVEHLPDGYQPALVAALADDDPGVRRETADAVRELVEVLPDPGAFLDRLESEDPVVRAVTVYLVSSRRVGSAEAYRTASTDTDHRVRIEAVRALVSVDDHTGVAAATTDENREVRIAAVGGLATLRAGAEAVRLALEDRDPLVRAAALASLGAVGCSDEDVVSVEKAFTESAWQIRQGAARALAGAAPEVAVPTLSRALEDQHLDVRKAAVLSLSRWAASESTARQALTVALDDSDADVRAYARQALAG; translated from the coding sequence CTGACCGAGATTCCCGACGTCGATGACGCGATCAGGATCGACTGTGACGTACTGGTAATCGGCGGGGGGACCGCCGGCACCATGGCCGCACTCACCGCCGCCGAGAACGGCGCCCAGGTGCTGCTGCTCGAAAAGGCGCACGTCCGGCACTCCGGCGCCCTCGCCATGGGCATGGACGGCGTCAACAACGCGGTGATCCCCGGTAAGGCCGAGCCCGAGGACTACGTCGCCGAGATCACCCGCGCCAACGACGGAATCGTCAACCAGCGCACGGTCTATCAGACCGCCACCCGGGGCTTCGCCATGGTGCAGCGGCTCGAGCGCTACGGCGTCAAGTTCGAGAAGGACGAACACGGCGAGTACGCCGTACGGCGCGTGCACCGGTCCGGCTCCTATGTGTTGCCGATGCCCGAGGGCAAGGACGTCAAGAAAGCTCTCTACCGGGTGCTGCGGCAACGGTCGATGCGCGAGAAGATCCGCATCGAGAACCGGTTCATGCCAGTGCGCGTGCTCACCGACAGGGGGAGAGCGGTCGGCGCGGTCGCATTCAACACCCGCACAGGCGAATTCGTCACCGTCGCCGCCAAGGCCGTGATCCTGTCCACCGGAGCGTGCGGTCGTCTCGGGCTGCCGGCCTCGGGATATCTGTACGGCACCTACGAGAATCCCACCAATGCCGGGGACGGATACGCCATGGCCTACCACGCCGGCGCCGAACTCTCCGGAATCGAGTGCTTCCAGGTCAATCCGCTGATCAAGGACTACAACGGCCCGGCCTGCGCCTACGTCGCCAACCCCTTCGGCGGCTATCAGGTCAATGCGCTGGGGGAGCGGTTCGTCGACTCCGACTACTGGTCGGGCCAGATGATGGCCGAGGTGAAAGAGGAAATCGAATCGGCGCGCGGGCCGATCTACCTCAAGGTCAGTCACCTGCCCGACGAGACGCTGACCACGCTGGAGAACATTCTTCACACCACCGAGCGGCCGACCCGCGGAACATTCCACGCCAACCGCGGGCACGACTACCGCACTCACGACATCGAGATGCACATCTCGGAGATCGGTTTGTGCTCAGGGCATTCCGCTTCAGGCGTGTGGGTGGACGAGCACGCCCGCACCACCGTCCCCGGCCTGTACGCCGCGGGGGACCTGGCGTGCGTACCACACAACTACATGATCGGCGCGTTCGTGTACGGCGACCTCGCCGGTGAGCATGCCGCCTCCACGCTGTCGGAAGTGGCTGCACCGGTTGACCTTCCGGCCGACCAGGTGGCTGCCGCCCACGAGCTCATCTACCGTCCGCTGCGGCACCCCGATGGTCCGCCGCAGCCGCAGGTCGAGTTCAAACTGCGCCGGTTCGTCAACGACTATGTGGCGCCGCCCAAGACTGCCACCAAGCTCTCGATCGCGGTGCAGACCTTCGAGCGGATGGTGGCCGAGGTCGAGGGCATCGGAGCGCGGACGCCGCACGAGTTGATGCGGGCCGCCGAAGTGTCCTTCATCCGCGACTGCGCGGAAATGGCGGCGCGGTCGTCACTGACCCGGACCGAATCGCGCTGGGGTCTCTACCACGAGCGTGCCGATCTGCCCGAGCGGGACGATCAGCAGTGGCGATACCACCTCAACCTCTACAAGGGTGCCGACGGAGAAATGCGGTTCGTGAAGCGTCCGGTGGCGCCGTATTTCGTCGCGGTGCCCGAGCTGGACCATCTGACCTCACACGACCCGGTGACCACAGTCGAACAACCACACCTGCACGGCGGGCGCGCCCCGGCAGCGGAACGTTCCCGGGTCCGGCCGGCCGGGTCAGCGCAGCCGCCGTCACCGCGCATCGCTGCGGTGCTGGCGCTGGAGGAGCCTTCGCTGGCGGATCTGAACACCTACCTGGTCGATTCCGACCCGGGTGTGCGCCGTACCGCAGTGGCGACTCTCGTCGAGCATCTGCCTGACGGATACCAGCCGGCTCTGGTGGCTGCCCTGGCCGACGACGATCCCGGAGTGCGCCGGGAAACCGCCGACGCGGTCCGCGAACTCGTCGAGGTCCTGCCTGATCCGGGCGCCTTCCTCGACCGGTTGGAATCTGAGGATCCGGTGGTCCGCGCCGTGACGGTGTACCTGGTGAGTTCCCGGCGCGTCGGCAGCGCCGAGGCGTACCGGACAGCCTCGACCGACACCGACCACCGGGTACGGATCGAGGCGGTGCGGGCGCTGGTGTCGGTCGACGACCACACCGGCGTGGCGGCCGCGACCACCGACGAGAACCGCGAGGTGCGGATCGCCGCGGTGGGCGGGCTCGCGACCTTGCGGGCCGGCGCCGAGGCGGTGCGCCTGGCCCTCGAGGACCGCGACCCGCTGGTGCGGGCGGCGGCGCTGGCGTCGCTCGGCGCGGTCGGCTGCAGCGACGAAGACGTGGTCAGCGTCGAGAAGGCGTTCACCGAATCGGCGTGGCAGATCCGCCAGGGCGCGGCCCGGGCACTGGCCGGGGCCGCACCGGAGGTCGCGGTTCCGACCCTGTCGCGGGCACTGGAGGATCAGCACCTCGATGTCCGTAAGGCGGCGGTGTTGAGCCTGAGCCGATGGGCGGCTTCGGAGTCGACGGCCCGCCAAGCACTCACGGTGGCGCTGGACGACAGTGACGCCGATGTGCGTGCCTATGCGCGTCAGGCGCTCGCTGGTTGA
- a CDS encoding ABC transporter permease, with protein sequence MTATEIAPATVAELKVASPARRSRRAPSVWRHRLVRLASVASAVVLWQLLTANDVRFGLRFDTLPTVTEITAALVNRLGTQEYWLDLGQSLIRILTGFGIAAVVGVVTGILLGRTAWFADIFGPLTELARPIPAIAMVPVAILLFPSDEAGIVFITFLAAYFPIMVSVRHAVRALPTIWEDSVRTLGGGRLDVLRQVVLPGILPGLFGGLSVGMGVAWICVISAEMISGRLGVGYRTWQAYTVLNYPYVFVGIITIGVLGFLTAAAVELIGRRTTRWLPRGEESVR encoded by the coding sequence GTGACCGCCACCGAGATCGCTCCCGCCACGGTCGCCGAGCTCAAGGTCGCGTCACCGGCCCGTCGTAGCCGCCGTGCGCCGTCGGTCTGGCGTCATCGACTGGTCCGCCTGGCGTCGGTGGCCAGTGCGGTGGTCCTGTGGCAGCTGTTGACCGCCAACGACGTGCGGTTCGGGTTACGGTTCGACACCTTGCCCACAGTCACCGAAATCACTGCGGCGCTGGTGAACCGGCTGGGAACTCAGGAGTACTGGCTGGACCTCGGCCAGTCGCTGATCCGCATTCTCACCGGGTTCGGAATCGCCGCCGTGGTCGGGGTGGTCACCGGAATCCTGTTGGGGCGAACGGCATGGTTCGCCGACATCTTCGGCCCGCTCACCGAGTTGGCCCGGCCGATCCCGGCGATCGCCATGGTGCCGGTGGCGATTCTGCTGTTCCCCAGCGACGAGGCGGGAATCGTGTTCATCACCTTCCTGGCGGCGTACTTCCCGATCATGGTCAGTGTCCGGCACGCGGTGCGTGCGCTTCCGACAATCTGGGAGGATTCGGTCCGCACCCTGGGCGGAGGTCGGCTCGACGTGTTGCGCCAGGTGGTGCTGCCCGGCATCCTGCCGGGACTGTTCGGCGGGCTCTCGGTCGGCATGGGCGTGGCCTGGATCTGCGTGATCTCCGCTGAGATGATCTCCGGCCGACTGGGTGTGGGCTACCGCACCTGGCAGGCGTACACGGTGCTGAACTATCCCTACGTGTTCGTCGGCATCATCACGATCGGTGTGCTCGGCTTCCTGACCGCGGCCGCGGTCGAGCTGATCGGCCGCCGAACCACCCGCTGGCTGCCGCGCGGTGAAGAGAGTGTGCGATGA
- a CDS encoding 4Fe-4S dicluster domain-containing protein, which translates to MTLVNQRADVPVTIDESLCIEGCTLCVDVCPLDSLAINPENGKAFMHVDECWYCGPCAARCPTGAVTVNMPYLIR; encoded by the coding sequence ATGACACTGGTCAATCAGCGCGCCGATGTCCCGGTGACCATCGACGAATCCCTGTGTATCGAGGGCTGCACATTGTGCGTCGATGTGTGTCCGCTGGATTCGCTGGCCATCAATCCCGAGAACGGTAAGGCCTTCATGCACGTCGACGAGTGCTGGTACTGCGGCCCGTGCGCGGCTCGCTGCCCCACCGGCGCCGTCACCGTCAACATGCCCTATCTCATCCGCTAG
- a CDS encoding ABC transporter substrate-binding protein, which translates to MKTALIALTAGLTLATAGCSLDSATKSADTVDVVVGYQSKTINTVTAGTLLRAQGYLERRLADITTRTGTKYNVTWQDYDTGAPITAQMVAEKIDIGSMGDYPMLINGSKTQANERAKTEIVSVTGYNPKGALNMVVVAPDSPAKSLTDLSGKKVSASVGSAGHGMLVQALGRAGVDAKTSVEVLNQQPQVGASSLESGQVQALSQFVAWPGLLVHQGKAKLLYDGAELNYPTLHGVVVRRAYAADHPEVLDAFLQAQLDATDFLNTKPLEAARIVSEGSGLPQEVVYLYNGPGGTSFDTTLKPSLIEALKGDVPYLKSIDNFADLDVTGFVQDAPLRAAFATRGQDYDKALNSNTNPSALSGTDPVCHTAVDNPATAGELWLDGSDTTTAAATPVCLLKAIRQAEGEGKKVRAAYVSDAELGTRWFADKAVWVRLPGAGAEGYLPFGTQAGAERYTAAHPGAAVVDYGQALAGAV; encoded by the coding sequence GTGAAAACAGCCCTGATCGCTCTCACCGCCGGTCTCACGCTCGCGACCGCCGGTTGCTCCCTGGACTCGGCGACGAAGTCGGCCGATACCGTCGACGTCGTCGTCGGATACCAGTCCAAGACCATCAACACCGTCACTGCCGGAACGTTGTTGCGCGCCCAGGGATACCTGGAGCGCCGATTGGCCGACATCACCACCCGCACCGGCACCAAGTACAACGTGACGTGGCAGGACTACGACACGGGCGCACCGATCACCGCGCAGATGGTCGCCGAGAAGATCGACATCGGTTCCATGGGCGACTATCCGATGCTCATCAACGGGTCGAAGACGCAGGCGAACGAACGCGCCAAGACCGAGATCGTCTCGGTCACCGGGTACAACCCGAAGGGTGCGCTGAACATGGTTGTGGTGGCACCGGACTCACCCGCCAAGTCATTGACCGATCTGTCCGGCAAGAAGGTGTCGGCCAGCGTTGGCTCGGCCGGCCACGGCATGTTGGTGCAAGCCCTGGGCAGGGCCGGTGTAGACGCCAAAACCAGCGTGGAGGTGCTCAACCAGCAGCCTCAGGTCGGCGCCTCGTCGCTGGAATCGGGTCAGGTGCAAGCACTCTCGCAGTTCGTCGCCTGGCCTGGCCTGCTGGTCCACCAGGGCAAGGCCAAACTGCTCTACGACGGGGCCGAACTGAACTACCCGACCTTGCACGGCGTGGTGGTGCGCCGGGCGTATGCGGCTGACCATCCCGAAGTGCTCGACGCATTTCTGCAGGCACAACTGGACGCCACCGACTTCCTCAACACCAAGCCGTTGGAGGCGGCCCGCATCGTCTCCGAGGGCAGCGGGCTGCCTCAGGAGGTCGTCTACCTGTACAACGGGCCGGGTGGCACCTCGTTCGACACCACGCTCAAGCCCTCGCTCATCGAGGCGCTCAAAGGCGATGTGCCCTACCTGAAGTCGATCGACAACTTCGCCGACCTCGACGTGACTGGCTTCGTGCAGGACGCGCCGTTGCGGGCGGCGTTCGCCACGCGCGGACAGGACTACGACAAGGCGCTGAACTCGAACACCAACCCGTCGGCGCTGAGCGGCACCGACCCGGTATGCCACACCGCAGTCGACAACCCCGCCACCGCAGGCGAACTGTGGCTCGACGGATCGGACACGACCACGGCGGCCGCGACGCCGGTCTGTCTACTCAAGGCAATCCGGCAGGCCGAAGGTGAGGGCAAGAAGGTACGGGCCGCCTACGTCTCCGACGCCGAACTCGGCACGCGGTGGTTCGCCGACAAGGCGGTATGGGTGCGGCTTCCGGGGGCGGGCGCTGAAGGGTATCTGCCGTTCGGCACCCAAGCGGGCGCCGAACGTTACACAGCAGCCCATCCCGGGGCGGCAGTCGTCGACTACGGGCAAGCGCTGGCAGGTGCGGTGTGA
- a CDS encoding ABC transporter ATP-binding protein — MNTTLAGAGMRLELDAITLSYTGAPVIENLSLTVEPGEILVLTGPSGCGKSTVLRALTGLLRPDGGRVLADGEPVTTTSRDRGMVFQDSALLPWRTVRSNIELALQLRGEPKANRRERADRWITEVGLSGFADYLPKNLSGGMRQRVQLARGLAGAPRAVMMDEPFAALDTQTRAAMQRLLIDTWKAHPTTIVFVTHDVDEALTLGDRVAVLGRAGQPLRALIEVGQPRTDHPERSALRAEIIAALEQP; from the coding sequence ATGAACACGACACTTGCCGGAGCGGGAATGCGGCTCGAACTCGACGCAATCACGTTGTCCTACACCGGCGCCCCGGTGATCGAGAATCTGAGCCTCACCGTCGAGCCCGGCGAGATCCTGGTGCTCACCGGTCCGTCGGGATGCGGCAAGTCGACGGTGCTGCGTGCGCTCACCGGGCTGTTGCGCCCCGACGGTGGGCGGGTCCTGGCCGACGGTGAGCCCGTCACCACCACCTCACGCGACCGCGGCATGGTGTTTCAGGACAGCGCGCTGCTGCCCTGGCGCACGGTGCGGTCGAACATCGAACTGGCCCTACAGTTGCGGGGGGAGCCGAAAGCCAATCGGCGCGAACGGGCCGATCGCTGGATAACCGAGGTCGGCCTGTCCGGGTTCGCCGATTACCTGCCGAAGAACCTCTCCGGCGGAATGCGGCAACGCGTCCAACTCGCCCGAGGCCTGGCCGGTGCGCCTCGCGCGGTGATGATGGACGAGCCGTTCGCAGCGCTCGACACTCAGACACGGGCGGCCATGCAGCGGTTGCTGATCGACACCTGGAAGGCCCACCCGACAACCATCGTGTTCGTCACCCACGACGTCGACGAGGCCCTCACCCTCGGTGACCGAGTCGCTGTACTCGGTCGTGCCGGACAGCCGCTACGCGCCCTCATCGAGGTGGGCCAGCCCCGAACCGACCATCCCGAACGATCCGCGCTGCGCGCCGAGATCATTGCCGCCCTGGAGCAACCTTGA